The Melanotaenia boesemani isolate fMelBoe1 chromosome 12, fMelBoe1.pri, whole genome shotgun sequence genome contains the following window.
GCAGCATAATGATGGCTGTGGTGCCAGAAAGATAAATATCACACAGGCAAAATATTTCTTGTCTGTTTACCTTTGCAACTCTCAAATTACACACTCACGCACGCAGACTGACATGCAGAACAATTGAGTTCTGCAGTTAAGACAGCCATTTATCTCAATAACTGGGTTAACTGCCTAACTGCATTATAGTATGCTGTAGGGTACTTTTACAGAGGAAATTAACATCTGTGACCTAGTCAAAAGTAAACATGGGAAATGAAGACCAAGAAAAAAGGGGTGCTAATTTAATACATGTGATACTGAAATTATGATATTAAATTTCCATTTGATATCAGTGTTGTAAGAATATCCGGCCCTCATGCCTACAACCAAATACAACAGACTTCCGTGACTTTAACAGTATCACATAATTACATTCATGGAAAAAGGTACACATGAGGCTATCTGCTCATTTGGCAGAAACtgggtcatgcaacaggacaatgatcccaagcATAGCAGCAAGTCtacagtagaatgactggaaaagaaaagaatcaatgTGTTGTAGTTGCCCAGTAAAAGTCCAGAAATTAACACGATGAAATGTTGTGACCTTAAGAAAGCtgtgtataaataaatgctgtCATTCTCTAACCATGTAATTTTGGCTACATTTTTGTTATGTAAATAATGACATAGTGTTGTTGATCTAAGGTTGTATTTGCCTAAGACCTGTTGAGGATAAggctattcttttttttaattttttttaataatgtgatgACATGTTAAAGAATGACTCTGCATCTAAACAGTTAAACAGAAAGAGCATCTGCTTCCTGAATCAATTTCCCTATTAGTCTTTCAATAAACAGAACCCTTCCAGTGGTTTTAATGAGTACTGTGTTCCAATCATCTGGTTCAACCCCTGGACCCCTGGTTTAGTTGTGAGTGTTCCTTCACAAGTCAACATacatgaaaaaatgtaaaataatttacatctAAAACACATCTTATTTATGCTGATATTTCATTATAGAGCCTTCCTCAGCAGATACAAACACCCTGATATCAATGTGTATGCCTAATCTGttcaaataattcaaatgaaaagGGCTTTAATACACTTAACATGGTACTTAATAAGAACATCAACAAATTTACTTTGATTTATATAGAGACACATTTAtcacaacatttttttgtgGACACAAAATGGGATAAAGAAGCCCCTAAATATTAGCACAGTTAAACATCCCCCTGCAATAAACTGTGTCTTTTACATCTTTAATATACTTACACCAAAGAAAACAGGACCCTATTAACCTGATTAAAACACACCTCTGGCATGCACAATAAACTTTTACCTTATCACACAACAACTGCTTCTTGGTAGTTAATGTAAATGCAGCTGAGCTTCCTGAGTGTGGTAGTTGTTTATGACAAAGCTTACTCTATGTTTACACAGTCAACACTGGAACATGTGCATCTTACACATAAACATATTTGAACTGTAAGTGAGCACAAAAGTTTTACtgtaaatgcatttttgtgtttgtgctaaCATGGGTGTTACCGTTGACACGGCGTTGCTGAGGCGTCTGCCGGCAGTTGTGCTGTGGGCTGACATCAGGGCATCAATGTCTTCTTCTGCATCCTCATCTGAGAACTCCTGTGGATGTGGACAATCAAAGAGGAGATGATATCTGCAAAGTTTCTGAATGAGCTTCACATTACTCTGCAAACTTTTCTCTGCAGAAGCTGAGTGGGTGGATGCAGTTGGCTctcttaaatttaattaaacaagTCTGAACAGAGTGTGGtaatttgattttcatttttaaaaatcatgcaATTATTCCATCTATGGTAAAGCTGAGAGCATGACTAGAtgagtagaaaataaataacttggATTGTTTCTGGGAACTGCTGTAAATACAAATGTGAGCTTAATGAAGACGCAGACAAAACAGCTCTATACTGACCATCTCATCCTCCACCTTTTTTCAGACTACATCTGTTTAGATGCCTGCCATGCTCTTTGAAGTGAGCTCTGATGTGAAATTAACATTCAGGTCCACAGCAGATGCATCACATTGAGTTCAGTGACTCACAGATTCACGGCTTGATGTGGCAACACAGGTGAGGATTTAAAAGAGAACTAGACTGGAACAAACAGAGTTTTTGCTCTGATTCTGTTgatataattttataaatttaatcaGTGTGCAGTGGAAAGGAGATGGAGTGACATCGCTTACTGCTTCATTAAGCCCAGGGACAGAGCGACTTCTGAGACTGAGGGCATCATCACTGGCTTCAGAGCCTGGAGCTGACAAGTCCATCTCTGAGCGGCTGTGATCTGGTGCAGGATAAAAAGAACAGGGGtgcagaggaagaaaggaaaagacagTGGTTTCAACTATGCAGTTTGGTACGTTAAACATGGAGAAATAGAGGCAGACATTGAGAAATGCTTGTGCATATCAATAAGTGTGAGCTTAGTAACCCCCAATTTGTCAGAAACTTCCTAAACTTTTACATGGCAGCTAACAATCTTTATCTTCTTGAAGTCTGAATCCCCCTGATAATGGAGGAGTTACTTCAAGTTCTGAGTTATTGTAGAGTGACTTATATTCACAGAATGTTATTCCCACGTTACCTACCTGTggcttcctttaaaaaaatgttcagaaacccatatatttaaaaaaaaaaagctttgtaaATCCTcataaaaaagatcaaataaacctTCAATTCTTTGCCTTTAAAGCACTACAAATATATACTTTAAGGGGATTAAATGTTCAGAATCTATTAAAAATCATTACCTTTGATGTGACAGATCAGGCTTTAAAGATATAACTCCCCAGACACCCCTCTAAGTAAAAGACATATGCATCAGTTGCATCTGTGCTGAATGGACTAAAATTTGAACAGATGCCTTATAAAAACCACAGGATGTTGTACTAGAGCAGCAAAATCTAACTCTCAAGAAAGTTTCttgagatggaaaaaaatctgaaacatttTGGGAGACTTTTCAACAGAACAACTATGTATTCAGTGGAAGAAAATCTGTAAGTTTGCTCTTGGCAGGCAGTACAAGCATGTCCTGCCTCAACACAGAACAGAGAAACTTGGATTTTGACATACTGTGACTTCTTGTGCTCTATTGTGCTGCCACATTTTGTCAGGAAAATAAAGCCTTCTGCTGTGTTGTCTATAATGTCCAGGAGACTTTGagtttggctgtaaatctctGTCCTGATGGAGGAATCATCTTTCAGTTTTGTTGTTAGCATAAGATTTGCATTCAGCTTTCTTATGCCACAAGACCAAAGTAATATATATCCATCTCCATGCTTAACAGCTGGACTTTTTCTATCCCCAGCATTAAAcattcctttttaattttataattgtTGCTTTTCTAGACTTCATATGCTGACTTTTGGGATTGCATTTTCCATTATTTCCCCTTAATGCTGCACCTTTGTTCATTTGTTAATTAAACCCTCTTGCAGTTCCGCTTTAACAGACCTGCatattttaaaggattcttttttttttcggtCTGCCAGATCTTGATGTGATACATTAGctaatttttaatttctttgttgcaCCTTAGATGGTGATGGGAACTAGATGATTGAAGGAACCCAATCTTGTCAAGTGTGACCACAAGATATGAGACTAATTATCAAATTCTAAAGTTTCGTCACTGTTTGACCTATCTCCCAAGTCCTAATGAGCCAATTAAAGTTTAATGAGTTAATGACATTCTCGGTCACATTGTGCAATCACAGCTAAATCTCTTTTTCTAGTTTTGTAGCTCATTGCAGAAAAAAAGGTggttttaaatgtctgtttgcTGAGGTGTCCAAACCTCAGTTCTCTATCCAGCTTTaataagagaaaaacacagttttggCTATTCCTTTCACTTCTGATTTTTACTCAAGGGTTAAAAAAAGGAGCTTAAAAAGAGTGCTAGGGTCAAGATTAAACAAGTGAGATGTTAATTCTTAAGCatgagaaaatgtatttttgaatTTTGTGGAGGGCTGCAGCTGTTCTGTTACTTCCAGTCTTCAGGCTCTGCTAATTGCATCCAAGTCCACActtaaaacaccaaaacaaaattGATTTCCTCTCAAAGGATTTGCTCAGTCAGAAGAGAAGggtgtgatttcttttttcaataTAGTAAATTATTCATCTTGACATGTAAAAGCATACAAAGGAAAGTTAAGCCATGacacttaatttaattaaaagaacgAGAAAAAGCTGCTGGAAATGGTTTTACTTCAGGTCTTTGAAGGGGTTTGAAACAGAGTGAAGACCTGAGGACTCCTGCTGGGTCATACAGTCTGCACTGATCAAGAActctaaaattaaatagaaataacaACACTAGAAACTTTAAAATCCAATTATAAACACAaaactgaagaacatgtttagCACATACACTTGTGGACATCTGTGGAAACAATTGGTGACCtttgtggaagtaattttaatggaCATGGACTTTGAAAGCCCTTTTCTCTGCCAATAAATAGTGCACAACATGGATTTGGACTTGTTTAAGTCCATACAACAATTACACTTGTGGTCATACAATAACcacaagtgtaatcattcttttacttgtaaaatgcatttattcatttattattctcaattacatttcatgatgtgtgttttcttttcctcctgatatagaacattactgatatagaacattgacgttattattctcctgttgTGTCATTGTAtgtgaggtcaggctgaccactCTTTCGGATTCATGACGTGGGAGAAAGATGAGACTGATAGGGAGCTGACAAAAAACGGTTGTTTAGAAAATGACAGCCTGATTGGGCGAGAATGGCACCTTTCAATCTCCCTTTCTCCTACTATCAGTTTGAGAGACTGATCTTCAGCTGGAACCAggttgaataaaaactgatgttaaTGATGCAAGAGCCAGAGTCTCTCTGGACTTCACGCGAGTCTGGAAGACACTCTCAACTTGCAAGtaaaattgtttgtattttatacttctcctgtaataaatcttctaattacttttactcattcagactcttggtaatttttctataaCACCTTCAAtcagtatatttttaaaaactaatgaCAGTAATAGGAGTCATTTCAAAATCTTGACACTGCAGCTGGGAGCAGCGATAATGAGTCTGACATCAAGAGTTGAAGGAGAGGagcttatatttaaaaaagaagagcaaGAAACAGAGATTAAGAGGCTCAATAGTGTCATTTGTGCAGACGTGACATCAACTCCCAATAGAAGAAGTAATTTTATCTTTTGTGCATCAACCCACGGAGCTGAACTTAGACTAACATCACCTCAGTGTGATCTGCAGCTTCTATCACATCTTGAAGATGTGATTCAGTTATCAAAATGTTTGCGTGTGAGGTGCAAAGCTCTGAGATGACGATGGGAATAGTGTTGCTTTGATgtggagggaaaaaataaacaaaagaaccaAAGAAAAACCCTGTCCAGTTgtagtttttatgttattacCTGATGAGACAGaagcctgagacacagagatGGTCGGGGTGCCAGAGTTCGTCCGATGATGGCCATCTGCCTTCTTCTCATAAGCACTGTCACTGGAGTGTAAACTTGCAACGCTTTCTGCTCCATCAGGCTGCGTTCAAAGACAAACGTACACCCATTAAAGTAACCTTAATATGAATTGATTgtgtgctgctgtttgtgtttgtgtgtattgttGCTGACCCTGACCCTCCTGTTGTCGCTGGGAGCGGATGATTTGTCCAGAGTTAGGGATCGTAAGTTGTTGGGTACAGTGGGAATCCCTGAAGACTCCACAGCTACTGCACCGCCCCTGAATCCCGGAGAAAAACCAGTTGAGCATCAGTGAATGTCTCTTGTTTAATACCTAAGACAGTccataaacataaaacatttattgtgaAAATGACAGTACATTCCTGAACATGATCCAGTTTGGCTGCgtgaaaaaagatttaaatacctatcaaacacaatttttttccccacatgaAATCACATTTAATGCTTATTCATTGTTATGATATGTCGTACACTTTTCATAATGTAAATCTGTGTCTTACCAATGAACAATCATTAAAGTTAAGCAGCACTCTTCAAAGAAGATTAACTGAATCAGACTACACAattgttttttgtgtgatttttcagGCAAGGACCACATAAGACTGTGTCACCATCAAGGCTTGACAGtgagaaaaagattaaaaaactaTTATGTGCCCAGTTCATGCTACAGTTACCATGGTTTCAAACAATATGCATGCAAAACAAGACCAGCTGATGAGACTGAGGTTAATTTGACAGAGAAAAACATCTCAATTACAATACAGAACATTACAGCTGTcgaaagaaaagaaggatgtTTATGTCTATTACTATGCTGGTGTGATTGCCTTATACAGTTAGAGTGGATGGATATAGAATGTAAAACGATACCTGATGTACATAAATGGGCTGTACTGGTTGAAATCAGTACTGAGAATATGGAGAAAAATTATTAAGAAcacaaccaggaagaaaatatttaaatgattcatAAAGCATAGCCTCATTAACTTCTATTTTCacagaaaatattcaaatattcaGGAGCAAATAATACTCTGCAAGCCATTTAATGGGAACTTTAATGCTTGTTGCATGAACTGAAAATTTTTTCTAGATGCACACCACTCTGAATGTTGTCCCTGGAAATGGCTGCTTTTAGCTTACAAGCCTTGACTTCTGAAGctttaatattgtatttttatgtatctTAATTAATAAAggtataatgtgtgtgtgtgtgtgtaatgtagGCTGAGTGACAAAAACCTGTTTGAATGTGGGCTCGGAGTAGAGCGAACACTTCGAACGCTTTGAGTTTCTCCACCTGAAGCAGACTTGACACTGAGGCTGTCAACTCCATTCTCTGGCTTTAGGGTGGGCCGACTGCTTTTCTTATCCATCTTCATCCGtctacacaaacaaacacacacacacaaacaaacacacacacacacacacacacacacacacacacacacacacacacacacacacacacacacacacacacacacacacacacacacacaggcagcttGTTATCAACAGTACAACAAAGAGATAAAATCATGTCCATTATTGCGCAGCCATAACAgcgtgtttgtgttttatcagGTTCATCATAATTGTACGTAAAGCAAAATATcaggattaaaaaaacacaccatttttttcattttaagacaCTGAAATTTGGTAAACAAAGAGACAGTAACCCTACAAAATGgactttttatattaaaaaggcTCCTTCTTTTACCCACCCAACCTCTCCTCTGGATGGGGTGGGTGGCTGTTTATCTCAGGCTCAGGTCCTCtgccagagtcctgggagcttgagggtacTCCTAACTTTTCATAGGACTATGCTCTTCTgaatggagatgtctgatgtttccaggtatctgttggaggcACTTCTCCAGCgtgggggacacggcccccagtgctTTGATGACCACTGCTTCACCTttcaggctttctccagctcttccttgagtccttggtatgttttttagtttcttgtgttcctttttcctgatatttatattgttggggatggctacatcaaTCACAATGAATTtcctctgctgcttatccatgatcacaatgtccagtTGGCtgggtctgtatctggaagtcccacaggatcttagacCTCTCATACTCCACCACCTTTCTGTACACTGTtagctacttggttatggcgttTCATGTAGCCTTTTCCTGCCAGTCTCTTGCAccttgctgtgaggtgctggattgtttcaggggcctctttgcacagcctgaacctggggtcctgtctggtgtggtattTTTGGGCCTTgattgctcctgtgctgccatgattagcacTTCTGTGCTATCCTtaagtccagccctctctagccattggtaggacttgttcatatttGCCACTTCGGCTGTTTGTTGGttgtacatcccatgcaggggttTTTGCTCCCATGATAGTTCCTTCAGCTCATTCTCCTCGAGTgaccactgcctgagacattcagtAAGTGCTTCATTGCCTGGGGCCATATTCCTGATGttttcatggagcttggatgtttcatcttgtatagtggccctgatgctcactagtcctagGCCTCTTTCTTTGAGCTTAGTGTAtagcctctggacactggatttggggtggaaacTCCATGCATATGAGCagctttcatgttttaaatctgtggtctgaactttctcctttggccagcttattatcccagcagggtgtCTGATCACTGACAGGgtatagctgttaattgcccagATCTTGTGCTTGCCATagagctgacttctcaggacttgccttaTTCGTTGCAGGTATTTGACTGtagctgcttttcttgtggcctcTTCATGGATGTCATTTGTCTGTGgtattccaaggtacttgtagctctcctcaacatctgcttttctgctttttcaaaGTGCAAAGCCCTCTGTATAGATTACCTTCCCTCTTTTTGTCACCATTCGGCTGCATTTCTCCAGCACAAGTGACATTCTGATGTCTCTCCTGTAGATTTTGGTGGTTTATATAAAGtcagtttatatttatatataatttatatataaatttccATGCTATTCTCATGCAGCGtccattatttaataaaaaaaacaaaaaatccataCATTCACGTCTTTACTACCAGACAGGAAGTGTGTCATGATTACAGCTGCCTGTAAACTTGCACCTGGAACAGGTCAATTATTTACTGTCAGAGCAATCCTATTTTCTATGATCTAGCAGACCTGCTTCATGTCTGTATGGTTTTCTGTGAGCCTTCAGGAAATATTAGACTTCTGCCATGATGATAAGAAATGTTAGCCAGCACAATCCAATTACTGCTTTGTTGCTGTACAAGATACATTTTATAATACATTCCAGATCTCTGACAAATCAAATAAGCGTCCAACTGGTCTCTCTCTAATGTCTCATGCTAAAGTGTGCACTTAACTCACTgcacatttagttttaaatgattGTATCCTGCCTGCGTCATGCACATATGTTCCATACTTTTTAGTTGTGTAATATTTTAACCATAAGCACCTCCATTTCCTTACCCTTTCTTTCTGGCACCATCCATGATGTTTCGTACTGCACTTCTGTTGGATTTTGGAGTGTCAGGTTTCTCTGGCTCTGACAAAGCTGATGGAATCTCCGAGAGCTTCTTTTCTGTGGCTTATAAAAAACCCAACCAGTAATAGATTATTAAAATCAGTACATTTCCTGTGTTGCTACACCAACCAACACGCTCTTTCCACAGGAGTCATTATGGTTTCAGTTACAGCTTTACAGTGTAATTTGTTGCACATTAGTGGTTAAACTCACTTGGCGGGCTGCTCAGGATGGTCTGTTTGATGACATCACTGCTCAACAGCTTCTGCTCAAAACGCTTGGACCGCTCCTCCAGGAACCATTCTCCAGTCACCACCTTCAGCTCCCTGTCGTACAATGTGATTGTATATTTAAACATCTGTTAGCTTGTTGTAAGTTTCAGCTGAAGCAGAACAATAAGAATCTAAAAAAGATTCTGTCCTTTTCCAGAATGAGTACAAATCTTTCCCTCACTGAGGTTAAAATCttgaatttttgtttaaatgacttATAGAGGTGTTCATTTAACAATATTGGAAGCAGCTGAGGAGCTTAGAAACTCTAGTTTCTACTATTACTGAACTAAAGTATTATGCATTAAAATTGCACAATTTTCAGCTTGGTGTATACAACCtagattcattcatttatttagctCACAATTTAGATTTTAGCTTCAAAATGTCCTTATATGGCTATTCTTCTTTAGACAATAGCTCATAGTTTTTGGTTGCCATTGTAACTTATGATATATGCAATATTCAGCTGAAAGAGCAGCTACGGaaagattattacagtaaaaagGACTCAGAGAATTTCcaataaatcaaaacacagTCTGACACAACcaggaaaataaaactgtaatgtGAAAATGACTTAAATACACATAGAATAGATATCAGCTGGCCCCTAGTTTTAAGGAAAAACTATTAAATGGTGTTGGGAAACATCTAAAGATAAAATAACCATCATGGAAAAAGATCATGACCACTGAAATAAATCTTGGTTATTTAATATGACttattttttacttgaaaaTGAACCCCTTTGGCCATGAAACAGCTTAAACTAACTACACTCTCCTGCTTTTTTCAGTATTGTGGAAAGCAACAATTTGCTAATTATCCCCACCTTGCAGAAGAGAAAATGCTGAGTTATGGTACTGATAGCTTGTTTCACTCATAATATGCTGTCcagcaaattaaaaaagaagatattAACATATTTAGAAACTTTTTCAAACTTGATTTTTACTGATGGTGGCTATATATAAAAATACTGCATGTTTTGAGTCCTTGAGAACCTCAGCTGtgagcttgttttatttttcagcaagATAAAACTAAATGTATCCACAAACTTCCCACTACATTTGTAATTATGTACCTTTCAAAAAAGTTTGGAGACTGCTTGTTCTGATAAATGAGTGTTTTGGGGTTTGTTTGCAACATCCAAATGGAGACAGATGTGGTGCTATTAATCTACTAAAAACATCTGGAGTCCATCCCTCCCCTCAAGCACCACACTACAACCCTGCAGGCATCACACTTACGAGATCTTGGCACAGACATTACACCTCCAGTGGCGCGACCTGGCAGCTGTAACACAACATTCACTGCAGACACGCAGCTGACACTCCTCGCAGAGGTTTCCACGATCAAAGATCAGACCCAAAGTCTTTAGACAGCGAGCACATTGTCTCTCGGGGGGCTCTTGGGGCCGACGGGTACCTTTTCGTTTAATTTCCAGCAGCTCATTCTTGAGCTTCCTGTTGGGGTCAAGCAGAAGGAGGCAGAAGAAGTAGAGGATGTCAAAACAAGTGACTGAGATGAACAATAGTTTAAATAATGCTCTCACCTAATCCTCTTCTCCTCTCGTTTCCTCAGCTTCTCGTCTTTCTGCAGCACCTTCAGGATCATTTCTCTTTCATGCTCCAGCAGAAAGGAGAGGTTTAGATCCTCCCCAACCTTCTCCATTGTTCCCTCAATCCACAATCAGTCAGAAAAATCAGCAGTGGCAGTCAACTGCAACTACATTATGTTCATGTGGTCTGTCCTGCCCTGCTGACAGTCTAGTTGCTCCTTTTGTCTTTGAACTTGTGACTAGTAAAGATTCTGGTGTTGCACCAGTGTTGTCCCTTCTAATTTTGAGATTCTTCAGGAAGTCAGCAAGAGGTGACAACTCGCAAGAAACCTggacaaaataaagacagaaagaaaagtcCATATCATATATCTGACATAAGTAGCTTTACTCAAACATACATGTGtttgaaagaaaaggaaagaaaataaaagaaaagaaaaagaaaagaaaagacatgaaaGTGGTATATTCCAGTTTTGAACAGCTGAAAACGGCATGAATTAAAATATGGTTTTCAGGATAAGAAAGTGCAGGTAATTGGTAGACATTTGAAGCTCCAGAGCAGCTTAATGACCTCCCAATTAAATCACAACCCTGGTAATAACAGCATTGCAGCCTAATTTCTCTGCTTCCATTAGCAAAACTCCATGTTTCCCTGAAAGTCACGACAACTCATTATCTCCACACCAGCATACCAGTGCAGCTATGCAACATTCGAGTAGCTCTAAAGAATAGCTTTAGCAACTCTGCAAACACAGCTCTGGGGATGATGGTCAGACTACCACTGTTACTGTAAAAATTGCTTTAAAAttctaagaaaagaaaaaagaaagtgatacccagaagaaaaatattttatactgtGGTGATCTCTATTTTCCTATTTTGCCACCATGAAGCTCATAATTGTaactctgaaatattttaattttcaactATTAGTTGGATTGCCATAAAATTTGGTGAAAACATTTGAGTTCAGCTAGAATAAATTTAATTCCtaactgaacaaaaacacaaaccacaattattttcagttaaatcCATTTAATTAATATTGGATGCCAGTTTACTTATTGGTCTACTAAACCAAAAATGAACTTTggtgaatttttaaaatgatcttttatgaATTTAATTAATTGGGCACAGCCAAAAGGCAACATCCCCGTTGAGGTGTGTCAGACAACCCTAAACaacatactgcatccatcaaaACAGCATAGCTTCACAAGAGAAGGGTCTGGGTGGTGAGCTggccagcatcatagcaagccgaataatagtctggttgctgtgttgtgctgaacaaattagCTTTGCCAAAGGgaggtttatgggtataaggctcctcttgataatctgatttatttactcttatttactttaaattatggaatctatgtaattttGCTGAACCTGACCGACGGGGACAGAAAAAGTGCCATATGTTCCATTGGGAATAAAGAtgagtttatgagatttgcaaattattatgttttggttttatttatattttacctagtgtcccaactttttttggatttgtggttttatttaagaATTTACAGTTGATTTATGTTAACATTTTCATACCATTTGCtgcctgtttctttttctcatgcATGGGTAGACCTGAGAGATTTTAAAGGTCAGAGAAAGTGCATAAGGcatgtgttcattttatttcagcatCAACGGatgttaagattttttttttacttctgctttAGTTGTTTCAAATGTTGCCTCATTATGTTGACACGTCAAACCACAATGAGCTATTAGTATGGTCGAAGTGTAAGAATTTTAGAGCTCAGCGTCTTGCTCTAACACAGTGGCATTTGAACATGAAGAAGAGGCGGAGACCACTATTAACCCCATGTGCAGCATCTGAGCTAGCAATCCTGATATTGAATCAAGATGAACTATTCACAGAATGATGTAAAGCAATGAAGATGTCTCTGCTTTCTCTGCTGTGGAAATTCTGAGTGACTCTGATTACCTCTGATGCCTCTATTCAGAGAAATAATCTGCTTTGAATAACCACACTCATCACAATATTCTCCATCAGGCTGTAGTGGCTGATCAAATAAACTGCCGGGAATAacttgcaaaaaataaataaataaaatcatcttCTTCCAACTCTCAGTGAAACTAGCCATGGATctaaaagtgataaacaaaCTTACAGGGAGATAGAAGCCCCAGAGTGTGAGGAAGAGCTTGTGTAAAAGAAGTTGGTGAATAAAACCTGAAAGGAGTGGAGGGATTTGCATTAACTCACACCAGCCTCTCTCGGTCTTCATTCATCCTTGTCCTTTCTTCTCTTGCCTCTTCGCTCCACTTTACATGAATTAGCACTAATGAACTGGCACACATCATCACAACAGCCAGTGGCACATAATGACTTCAGCAATTCAAGCTTTTTCATCTAAACTCCTGCTTCTCTGGTACCAATAAAGGCATGTTTTTCATTCAAATTGCAGATGTAAGGTAGGAATACCTTTGCATTTAAATTATCCATGATTAtgactacagatacacctctCTCAGCTAGCACTGTGAGTTCTCCTGGAACAAGACTAAAATAGCTTGCAGCCGCAAAGCAGCTCTGTAAAGCTGCACTCAGGCACAGCAGTGATTGAGC
Protein-coding sequences here:
- the sytl5 gene encoding synaptotagmin-like protein 5 isoform X3, encoding MEKVGEDLNLSFLLEHEREMILKVLQKDEKLRKREEKRIRKLKNELLEIKRKGTRRPQEPPERQCARCLKTLGLIFDRGNLCEECQLRVCSECCVTAARSRHWRCNVCAKISELKVVTGEWFLEERSKRFEQKLLSSDVIKQTILSSPPTTEKKLSEIPSALSEPEKPDTPKSNRSAVRNIMDGARKKGRMKMDKKSSRPTLKPENGVDSLSVKSASGGETQSVRSVRSTPSPHSNRGGAVAVESSGIPTVPNNLRSLTLDKSSAPSDNRRVRPDGAESVASLHSSDSAYEKKADGHHRTNSGTPTISVSQASVSSDHSRSEMDLSAPGSEASDDALSLRSRSVPGLNEAEFSDEDAEEDIDALMSAHSTTAGRRLSNAVSTSSINSMMSMYSETGDYGNARVSGEILLNISYSYKTGALNVLVKECHNLATGDERRQRTDAYVKTYLLPDTSRQSKRKTSIKPNTINPVFNENLRYVISHSQLETRTLQASVWHHDRFGYNSFLGEVELTFDSWEFDSQIEEWYTLQPKVDSIADATMHYKGELTVVLKYIPAEKNLMLPLDQVQVKKSFLKGKKTSSFTPPKGGMVELLVKGAKNLTAVKSGGTSDPFVKGYLLPDSNKATKHKTAVERRTVNPHWNHTFTYCGLQPGDLNNICLELTVWDKEALASNVFLGGVRLGAGTGKSYGNEVDWMDSYGEEQRVWQRMIENPEVPHECTLMLRSSMRKCNM
- the sytl5 gene encoding synaptotagmin-like protein 5 isoform X1; its protein translation is MEKVGEDLNLSFLLEHEREMILKVLQKDEKLRKREEKRIRKLKNELLEIKRKGTRRPQEPPERQCARCLKTLGLIFDRGNLCEECQLRVCSECCVTAARSRHWRCNVCAKISELKVVTGEWFLEERSKRFEQKLLSSDVIKQTILSSPPTTEKKLSEIPSALSEPEKPDTPKSNRSAVRNIMDGARKKGRMKMDKKSSRPTLKPENGVDSLSVKSASGGETQSVRSVRSTPSPHSNRGGAVAVESSGIPTVPNNLRSLTLDKSSAPSDNRRVRPDGAESVASLHSSDSAYEKKADGHHRTNSGTPTISVSQASVSSDHSRSEMDLSAPGSEASDDALSLRSRSVPGLNEAEFSDEDAEEDIDALMSAHSTTAGRRLSNAVSTSSTPGSERRWGFLNVPDSDAETSSINSMMSMYSETGDYGNARVSGEILLNISYSYKTGALNVLVKECHNLATGDERRQRTDAYVKTYLLPDTSRQSKRKTSIKPNTINPVFNENLRYVISHSQLETRTLQASVWHHDRFGYNSFLGEVELTFDSWEFDSQIEEWYTLQPKVDSIADATMHYKGELTVVLKYIPAEKNLMLPLDQVQVKKSFLKGKKTSSFTPPKGGMVELLVKGAKNLTAVKSGGTSDPFVKGYLLPDSNKATKHKTAVERRTVNPHWNHTFTYCGLQPGDLNNICLELTVWDKEALASNVFLGGVRLGAGTGKSYGNEVDWMDSYGEEQRVWQRMIENPEVPHECTLMLRSSMRKCNM